A stretch of Mya arenaria isolate MELC-2E11 chromosome 14, ASM2691426v1 DNA encodes these proteins:
- the LOC128216792 gene encoding uncharacterized protein LOC128216792, with protein sequence MASKFESSIQRGCDFIHDFSCSPCEENGFNTEAHHYCTQCTKYYCQNCVSKHNGLYQKHAVLGQKDVKKWEAAPGVVDALERCGMHPGEALKLVCGDHDQLCCPVCVAVDHRQCSKIHPIPDVAKGIQRNIEFQQIPKKIAELEKQFELMKEARMKNTTSLKKTRVAISDELKTIRKKINEILDNIEKATLQDLDGMIAELENDIKKDIETCDKMTIELQNMIAAFQTKSISSESKSYIAYRKSQDMISQASDNLRGISAIECYNVTFQANNLIQELLSSVKTFGAIEEQNVTTKQREDPLFDPNHVFSVAEYKQYNMKVRGDEYQCVIRGVCEMPSGEFVIADYDNCKVKLLDKEYRVLDHCGVPWFPSDVCHIDGNEVVVCVDSDYVDTRGLYFINATKGRFVTSRKLNFTHGCYAAAHHGGQLYISSGNALYVYTLSGQKVKMLYADKYGYRTVGKFAISNDGKTIYITNNSQYQLITLDNNGNKLASLTDPDMNQPRGVHVTPAGHVFVCCKDTVLQVDNDGKKKFTTLARKEDGLDSPQDLFFSSRTSSLIVDGYKNTLLVIKLN encoded by the exons ATGGCTTCTAAGTTTGAATCATCCATTCAGAGGGGCTGTGACTTCATTCATGATTTTTCCTGCTCTCCGTGTGAAGAGAACGGATTTAACACCGAAGCTCACCATTATTGTACTCAATGCACAAAATATTACTGCCAAAACtgtgtttcaaaacataacGGATTATATCAGAAGCACGCGGTACTCGGACAGAAGGACGTGAAGAAATGGGAGGCAGCCCCAGGGGTTGTGGACGCCCTGGAGAGATGCGGGATGCACCCCGGGGAGGCACTGAAGCTGGTATGTGGTGACCATGACCAGTTGTGTTGTCCTGTGTGCGTCGCCGTGGACCACAG ACAATGCTCCAAAATCCATCCCATTCCAGATGTAGCAAAAGGTATTCAGAGAaatattgagtttcaacaaattcCAAAGAAGATAGCTGAACTTGAAAAGCAATTCGAGCTGATGAAAGAAGCAAGAATGAAGAATACGACATCTCTGAAAAAGACGCGGGTAGCCATTTCTGATGAATTAAAAACCATTCGTAAAAAGATCAACGAAATCCTTGACAATATTGAGAAGGCAACTTTACAGGACTTGGACGGAATGATAGCTGAACTTGAAAACGATATAAAGAAAGATATCGAAACTTGTGATAAAATGACTATCGAACTGCAAAACATGATTGCcgcttttcaaacaaaatcaatatcaagcgagtcaaaatcatatattgCGTACAGAAAGAGCCAGGATATGATTTCACAAGCAAGCGATAATCTTCGTGGCATATCAGCCATTGAGTGTTACAATGTAACATTTCAAGCCAATAACCTTATACAAGAACTTTTATCTTCAGTAAAGACCTTTGGAGCAATTGAAGAACAAAATGTTACAACCAAACAGCGAGAAGATCCCCTTTTCGATCCAAACCACGTCTTCAGTGTTGCAGAGTACAAGCAGTACAATATGAAGGTGAGGGGTGACGAATATCAATGTGTTATCCGTGGCGTATGCGAGATGCCTAGTGGAGAGTTTGTAATAGCAGACTATGACAATTGTAAAGTGAAGCTCCTGGACAAGGAGTACAGGGTGCTCGACCACTGTGGTGTCCCGTGGTTTCCATCGGACGTGTGCCACATTGACGGAAATGAAGTGGTCGTTTGTGTTGACAGTGATTATGTTGATACACGAGgactttatttcattaatgcTACGAAAGGGAGATTCGTAACGTCGAGGAAGTTAAACTTCACCCATGGATGTTATGCCGCAGCTCATCATGGTGGCCAGCTTTACATCTCCTCCGGTAACGCCCTGTACGTCTACACGTTGTCGGGACAGAAGGTGAAGATGCTGTACGCGGACAAGTATGGGTATAGAACGGTGGGGAAATTTGCCATCAGTAACGACGGGAAGACAATCTACATCACAAACAACAGTCAATATCAACTGATCACCCTAGACAACAACGGCAACAAGCTGGCCTCTCTCACTGACCCTGACATGAACCAACCTAGAGGAGTACACGTGACACCTGCTGGACACGTGTTCGTCTGCTGCAAAGACACAGTGCTGCAGGTTGACAATGACGGGAAGAAAAAGTTTACCACACTGGCAAGGAAAGAAGACGGACTGGACTCACCGCAGGATTTATTCTTCAGCAGCCGAACTTCCTCTCTGATTGTTGATGGATATAAAAACACTCTTCTTGTTATCaagttaaattaa